In Helianthus annuus cultivar XRQ/B chromosome 3, HanXRQr2.0-SUNRISE, whole genome shotgun sequence, a single window of DNA contains:
- the LOC110943548 gene encoding L-type lectin-domain containing receptor kinase IX.1 — translation MYQHPRNLNRVVTEGDGNISNGGIQVTPDGINSNWSRQVGRTTFIRPLHLWDNRSGELASFSTNFMFVIDSDGDSSYGDGLTFFLAQNNSVMTAGRAMGLPVNYTTNEPMSPFVAVEFDTFWNDIDAVASGNVTLRDHVGININSLFSVKSHKWLSNVTGGGMCQAWIAYDSVSKNLSVSFTGYQNNTVVRQDGLVYTVDLRNELPEWVIFGFSAATGNQSQKHNVRSWTFNSSDLQVDVNNGKKCKVGLIVGISVPVTLLVVLAFVWWRKKKSREEEPEDMAFDEEMNYEFEMGTGAKRFSYHELALSTCHFAEKQKLGEGGFGSVYKGFLKDSSTNVAVKRVSKGSKQRIKEYASEVKIISRLRHRNLVQLIGWCHEKRELLLVYEYMENRSLDSHLFEEKSVLTWGTRFKIAQGLASALLYLHEEWEQCVLHRDIKSSNVMLDSNFNAKLGDFGLAKLVDHEKGSQTTMLAGTMGYMAPECVVTGRASKESDVYSFGVVALEIACGRQCMKFKAEENKQRLLEWVWELYGNYTILDAADPRLELDFKVEEIKCLMTTGLWCVHPDPELHPSMRQVIQVLNFETSLPIPPSKMPRAPYLIPLISSLDENTDS, via the coding sequence atgtatcaacatcCACGAAATCTGAATCGTGTAGTTACAGAAGGTGACGGTAACATCTCCAACGGTGGAATCCAAGTGACCCCAGATGGGATTAATTCCAATTGGAGCCGGCAAGTTGGCCGGACAACATTCATCAGACCACTGCATCTTTGGGACAATAGGTCTGGTGAGCTAGCCAGCTTCAGTACAAATTTCATGTTTGTCATCGATTCAGATGGAGATAGTTCGTACGGTGATGGCCTCACATTTTTTCTTGCTCAGAATAACTCTGTGATGACCGCTGGTAGAGCCATGGGTCTCCCGGTCAACTACACAACCAATGAGCCAATGAGCCCATTCGTTGCAGTTGAGTTTGATACTTTCTGGAACGATATTGATGCAGTTGCCTCTGGAAATGTTACATTAAGGGATCATGTTGGTATAAACATCAATTCTCTATTTTCTGTTAAATCTCATAAATGGCTAAGCAATGTAACTGGTGGGGGCATGTGTCAAGCTTGGATTGCATATGATTCTGTTTCGAAAAATCTTAGTGTGTCCTTCACTGGTTATCAAAATAATACGGTGGTGCGTCAAGATGGACTTGTTTACACGGTTGATCTCAGGAACGAGTTGCCTGAATGGGTTATCTTCGGGTTTTCCGCAGCCACTGGAAATCAGTCCCAGAAACATAACGTGAGATCTTGGACTTTCAATAGTTCAGATTTACAGGTTGATGTAAACAATGGGAAAAAGTGCAAGGTGGGATTGATAGTTGGGATATCAGTTCCAGTTACCTTATTGGTTGTGCTTGCATTTGTTTggtggaggaagaagaagagCAGAGAAGAAGAACCAGAAGATATGGCATTTGATGAAGAGATGAACTATGAATTCGAAATGGGCACCGGAGCTAAAAGGTTCTCTTACCATGAATTAGCTCTGTCAACTTGCCACTTTGCAGAGAAACAGAAGCTTGGAGAGGGAGGATTTGGTAGTGTTTACAAAGGTTTTTTGAAAGATTCGAGCACTAACGTTGCGGTGAAAAGGGTGTCAAAGGGTTCCAAACAAAGGATAAAGGAATATGCATCAGAAGTGAAGATCATTAGTCGATTGAGACACAGAAACCTTGTGCAACTCATCGGTTGGTGCCATGAGAAACGAGAACTCCTCCTTGTTTACGAGTATATGGAAAACAGAAGCTTAGATTCACATCTTTTCGAGGAGAAGAGCGTATTGACATGGGGCACAAGGTTCAAAATTGCCCAAGGCCTTGCTTCTGCTTTATTGTATCTGCATGAAGAATGGGAGCAATGTGTTTTGCATAGAGATATTAAATCTAGTAATGTGATGTTGGATTCGAATTTTAATGCGAAACTTGGTGATTTTGGGTTAGCTAAGTTGGTTGACCACGAGAAAGGCTCGCAGACAACCATGTTAGCCGGAACCATGGGGTACATGGCTCCTGAATGTGTAGTGACCGGAAGGGCAAGCAAGGAATCAGATGTGTATAGCTTTGGAGTTGTTGCCTTGGAAATAGCTTGTGGACGACAATGTATGAAGTTCAAGGCTGAAGAAAATAAACAACGGCTACTAGAATGGGTTTGGGAGCTCTATGGAAACTATACCATTTTAGACGCAGCCGATCCACGTCTTGAGTTAGATTTCAAGGTAGAAGAAATCAAGTGTTTGATGACAACTGGGTTATGGTGCGTGCACCCTGACCCAGAACTTCACCCATCAATGAGACAGGTGATTCAAGTATTAAACTTTGAAACTTCATTGCCTATACCCCCATCAAAGATGCCACGGGCACCTTACTTGATTCCCCTCATCTCTTCATTAGATGAAAATACAGATTCCTAA